In one Pasteuria penetrans genomic region, the following are encoded:
- the tatC gene encoding twin-arginine translocase subunit TatC: MTEDQGKSLEPDPVIRSMPLDEQGGGQQRSWYVDHIQELRKRVFICSLAIVLSWIVVFFYLGPMMKVLFQFAYSGYDLIPGSLMGPFQVGLRISFAFAFLFALPVILYQIWAFISPGLLQREKKWIFVLFPVVMGLFLLGCWLGSLVIFPWARDFFGDFNRSVGLRGQYVLGDAFRDFVVIVIPCGLIFEIPVLVWGLAQLQIITAAGLKRARRIAYLLMLVFAAALSPGDFSLQTVIFIVFLLFSYEASIAWLVWRESRSGEGGRGF, translated from the coding sequence ATGACAGAGGATCAGGGAAAATCCCTGGAACCGGATCCAGTGATCCGTAGTATGCCCCTTGATGAACAAGGGGGGGGGCAACAGAGGTCTTGGTACGTGGATCACATACAGGAGTTAAGGAAAAGGGTATTCATTTGCTCACTGGCTATCGTACTAAGTTGGATAGTAGTTTTTTTTTATTTGGGACCGATGATGAAGGTCTTGTTTCAATTTGCTTATTCAGGTTATGATCTGATTCCCGGTAGCCTTATGGGTCCCTTTCAGGTGGGTTTGCGTATTTCTTTTGCATTTGCTTTTTTATTTGCACTTCCCGTGATACTTTATCAGATATGGGCCTTTATTTCCCCCGGTTTATTACAACGGGAGAAGAAGTGGATCTTCGTTTTGTTTCCCGTTGTAATGGGTTTGTTCCTCCTGGGTTGTTGGTTGGGATCCCTGGTGATTTTTCCCTGGGCGCGTGACTTTTTTGGGGATTTCAATCGTTCCGTTGGTTTAAGGGGACAATATGTTTTGGGTGATGCCTTTCGTGATTTTGTGGTGATTGTAATTCCTTGTGGTCTCATTTTTGAAATTCCTGTCCTTGTATGGGGTCTTGCTCAGTTGCAGATTATTACAGCAGCTGGGTTGAAACGTGCACGACGGATTGCTTATCTCCTAATGCTCGTCTTTGCTGCTGCGTTGTCCCCCGGCGATTTTTCGTTGCAGACCGTTATTTTCATTGTCTTTCTATTATTTTCCTATGAGGCCAGTATCGCTTGGTTGGTCTGGAGGGAATCCCGGTCCGGAGAGGGCGGTAGGGGGTTCTAG